From a single Paenibacillus sp. FSL W8-0426 genomic region:
- the nrdE gene encoding class 1b ribonucleoside-diphosphate reductase subunit alpha: protein MSQTYKYIELNNEITVMKDGFYQLEKDTEAVDEFMRFIRDNKMRFDSVMARVQYMVDNGYYYPEVLTQYTPEQITEIHRQAESAGLRFASYMAAFKYYTDYALKTRDKKTYLESPEERYAIIALYLAQGNYDMARELLWGYLNGVQPATPTFLNAGKARRGEMVSCFLTEVDDSLNAIGHAHTTAMQLSKIGGGVALNLSKLRGRGEAIKEEEGVAKGILPVAKQLEMAFSYADQMGQRKGSGAVYYNIFGWDVMELLDAKKINADERSRLKTLSIGLIVPSKFIELAESNAPYYVFAPYTVFKAYGTHLDDMDISAMYDELVANPAVKKRELNAREMLTKIATTQLESGYPYLMFKDNANAGHALRNVGQVKMSNLCTEIFQLMETNIINDYGQPDEIGLDISCNLVSLNIVTAMASRDLRRAVHSAMDSLTAVSDMTAIENAPGVRKANDLMHSVGLGAMNLHGYLVKNRISYQSEIGREFADAFFAAVNYYSIERSMQIARERAGTFYGFDRSDYADGSYFTQYIENDFRPKFEKVADLFASAGIELPGPDEWERLAADVKQYGMWHAYRLAIAPTQSISYVQNATSSVMPISDVMETRTYGNSTTYYPAPFLARDNMISYTSAFNMDQHRIIEMVAAIQRHVDQGISTILYVDSKTPTNELVRLYLYAHKLGLKSLYYTRNKLLSVAECTSCAV, encoded by the coding sequence TTGTCGCAAACGTATAAATACATCGAACTTAACAACGAAATTACCGTAATGAAGGACGGATTTTATCAACTCGAAAAGGATACGGAAGCCGTCGACGAGTTTATGCGCTTCATTCGCGACAATAAGATGCGGTTCGACTCCGTAATGGCGCGCGTTCAATATATGGTTGACAACGGGTATTATTATCCGGAAGTCCTGACGCAGTACACACCGGAGCAGATTACGGAAATTCATCGCCAAGCCGAGAGCGCAGGCTTACGTTTCGCATCGTATATGGCCGCGTTCAAATACTATACGGACTACGCGCTGAAAACTCGGGATAAGAAAACGTATTTAGAATCACCGGAGGAACGTTACGCAATCATCGCGCTATATCTGGCGCAAGGCAACTACGATATGGCGCGCGAGCTGTTATGGGGATACCTTAACGGAGTGCAGCCGGCGACCCCGACGTTTCTTAACGCGGGCAAGGCGCGCCGCGGCGAGATGGTATCGTGTTTCTTAACGGAGGTTGACGACAGTCTTAACGCGATCGGCCATGCGCATACGACTGCGATGCAGCTTTCGAAGATTGGCGGCGGCGTTGCGCTTAACCTTTCGAAACTGCGCGGACGTGGTGAAGCGATTAAGGAAGAGGAAGGCGTAGCAAAGGGTATCCTTCCGGTCGCCAAACAGCTCGAAATGGCGTTCTCATACGCGGATCAGATGGGCCAACGGAAAGGTAGCGGTGCGGTTTATTACAACATCTTCGGATGGGACGTAATGGAGCTGCTTGACGCGAAGAAGATTAACGCGGATGAACGGTCACGCCTTAAAACGTTGTCGATTGGACTTATCGTGCCGTCCAAGTTTATTGAGCTTGCGGAATCCAACGCGCCATATTATGTATTCGCGCCTTACACCGTTTTTAAAGCGTACGGTACGCACCTTGACGATATGGATATCAGCGCAATGTACGACGAATTGGTTGCGAATCCGGCCGTTAAGAAACGCGAGTTGAATGCGCGTGAGATGTTGACGAAGATTGCCACAACGCAACTTGAATCCGGGTATCCGTATCTTATGTTCAAGGATAACGCGAACGCTGGGCATGCGCTCCGGAACGTAGGTCAGGTGAAGATGTCAAATCTATGTACGGAGATTTTCCAGTTGATGGAAACTAATATCATCAACGATTACGGACAGCCTGACGAAATCGGCCTCGATATCTCATGCAATCTCGTGTCACTCAACATCGTAACCGCGATGGCATCCAGAGACCTTCGCCGCGCTGTTCATTCCGCAATGGACTCGCTGACCGCTGTATCCGATATGACTGCGATTGAGAATGCGCCTGGCGTGCGTAAGGCTAACGATTTGATGCACTCGGTCGGACTCGGCGCGATGAATTTGCACGGATATCTCGTCAAGAACCGCATATCGTACCAGTCCGAAATTGGCCGCGAGTTTGCCGACGCTTTCTTCGCCGCGGTCAACTATTACTCGATCGAACGCTCGATGCAAATCGCTAGGGAGCGCGCCGGTACATTCTACGGGTTCGACCGTTCGGATTACGCGGATGGATCGTACTTTACGCAATACATCGAAAACGACTTCCGCCCGAAATTCGAAAAGGTTGCGGACTTGTTCGCCAGCGCAGGCATCGAACTTCCGGGACCTGACGAATGGGAGCGTCTGGCCGCCGACGTCAAGCAATACGGAATGTGGCACGCGTACCGACTCGCAATCGCGCCGACCCAATCGATCAGCTACGTCCAGAACGCGACAAGCTCGGTCATGCCGATTTCTGACGTGATGGAGACGCGCACGTATGGCAACTCTACGACGTATTATCCTGCGCCGTTCCTGGCGCGCGATAACATGATTTCGTATACCAGCGCGTTCAACATGGACCAACATCGGATCATCGAAATGGTTGCGGCGATTCAGCGCCACGTTGACCAGGGGATATCGACGATCCTTTACGTTGATTCGAAAACGCCGACAAACGAGCTTGTCCGTCTTTACCTGTACGCGCACAAACTCGGACTAAAATCGTTGTACTATACGCGCAATAAACTGCTGTCCGTAGCCGAATGCACAAGCTGCGCTGTCTAA
- the nrdI gene encoding class Ib ribonucleoside-diphosphate reductase assembly flavoprotein NrdI, translating into MLVVYASRTGNVGLFARRLPYRIVKLTEGLRVTEPFVLVTYTDKIGEVPRKVRQFIVSNNEYMRGVAASGNRNFGTSYAAAADQISKEYGVPIVCKFELAGTPTDIQKFTEGVSALVANV; encoded by the coding sequence GTGCTAGTCGTATACGCGTCACGGACGGGCAACGTCGGCCTATTTGCGCGGCGGCTTCCGTACCGAATCGTTAAGCTGACGGAGGGCCTGCGTGTGACTGAGCCGTTCGTCCTCGTCACATATACGGATAAGATCGGGGAGGTTCCGCGTAAGGTTCGCCAGTTTATCGTAAGTAACAACGAATACATGCGCGGTGTGGCTGCGTCAGGTAACCGAAATTTCGGGACGTCCTACGCAGCGGCCGCGGATCAGATATCGAAAGAATACGGAGTGCCGATCGTGTGCAAGTTCGAATTGGCGGGCACGCCGACCGACATACAAAAATTCACCGAAGGAGTGAGCGCGCTTGTCGCAAACGTATAA